Proteins encoded together in one Hymenobacter monticola window:
- a CDS encoding YdcF family protein, protein MFFILSKVLDLVLLPTVWLLVLLLGALVARQPRRQRQWLVAAAALALLATNPALTNEALLAWELPAVPLAALPARADAAVLLTGITQVNKSPHDRAYLGAGADRLTHALWLYRARRVRRIIVSGGSGAVLAKAHTEASDLATLLRLAGVPNSDIIVEDSSRNTRENALFTKRLLARYPGVDTLVLVTSAFHERRALGCFRKVGLQPLAFPAGYRSTDRSWSPGYWLVPNASALENLSLLIHETTGWLVYRLRGWC, encoded by the coding sequence ATGTTTTTTATCCTCTCCAAGGTCCTCGACCTCGTTTTATTGCCCACCGTGTGGCTGCTGGTGTTGCTGCTCGGCGCCCTGGTGGCCCGGCAGCCGCGCCGGCAGCGGCAGTGGCTGGTAGCGGCCGCCGCCCTCGCGCTGCTGGCCACCAACCCCGCCCTCACCAACGAAGCCTTGCTGGCCTGGGAACTGCCGGCCGTGCCGCTGGCCGCCCTCCCTGCCCGCGCCGATGCCGCCGTGCTGCTCACCGGCATCACCCAGGTCAATAAGTCGCCGCACGACCGCGCCTACCTCGGCGCCGGGGCCGACCGCCTCACCCACGCTTTGTGGCTGTACCGGGCCCGGCGGGTGCGGCGCATCATCGTATCCGGCGGCTCGGGCGCCGTGTTGGCCAAAGCTCATACCGAGGCTTCCGACCTGGCCACGCTGCTGCGCCTGGCCGGCGTGCCCAATTCCGACATCATCGTGGAAGACAGCAGCCGCAACACCCGCGAAAACGCGCTGTTCACCAAGCGCCTGCTGGCCCGCTACCCCGGCGTCGACACGCTTGTCCTCGTCACCTCGGCCTTCCACGAGCGGCGGGCGCTGGGCTGCTTCCGTAAGGTGGGCCTGCAGCCCCTGGCCTTCCCGGCCGGCTACCGCAGCACCGACCGCAGCTGGTCGCCGGGCTACTGGCTGGTTCCCAATGCTTCGGCCCTGGAAAACCTGAGTTTGCTCATCCATGAAACAACCGGCTGGTTGGTTTACCGGCTGCGGGGTTGGTGCTGA
- a CDS encoding thioredoxin family protein: MTEAERKHVVDTNDEGLRRLTHEHMKVFAKFTSEDCAICQALAPPFAKFVDDPGNETILFVRLDSDENPVAKKLMQQKVAPFFVSYCQGRMLECDNLTTEEAVQAQLARLRAFMPHTE; the protein is encoded by the coding sequence ATGACCGAAGCAGAACGCAAACACGTGGTCGATACCAACGACGAAGGCTTGCGCCGTCTCACGCACGAGCACATGAAGGTGTTTGCCAAGTTTACCTCCGAGGATTGCGCCATTTGCCAGGCCCTGGCCCCGCCCTTTGCCAAGTTCGTGGACGACCCCGGCAATGAAACCATCTTGTTTGTGCGCCTCGATTCCGACGAGAACCCCGTGGCCAAGAAGCTGATGCAACAGAAAGTGGCGCCTTTCTTTGTGAGCTACTGCCAGGGGCGCATGCTCGAGTGCGACAACCTCACCACCGAAGAAGCCGTGCAGGCCCAGCTGGCCCGGCTGCGGGCCTTCATGCCCCACACCGAATAG
- a CDS encoding DUF885 domain-containing protein, giving the protein MKFRYLSLLALALAGCSQAEKSGTATAGADTRFDAFKNQFIEALWRQNPDYASSQGYHKYDSLLVIPNAAQRQSDDAFAQKYLAALGKFSADSLSPNNQIDLRLLRNELRAERWYADTLKSWQWNPASYNLGAAVGELLNGRHYRLDRRLRNISDKISHAAEFYAAAKANISNPTKEHTALALKQNAGGLAVLGPALADSVKKSGLSAAEKKAMMDRVAAARTAVQGYMSFLEKDVLSKGQFRSFRIGKELFEQKFAYDIQSRFSAAELYQEAQKHKAELLHDMGRRAARLYPKYFPGQKAPADTLGLITAVINQLTLKHAPRDGFVDAVKRQIPTLVAFVNEKKLLTQDPSKPLVVRETPLYMRGSGAGASVSAPGPYDKGANTYYNVEPIPADWTPAQAESYLREYNDYTLQILNIHEAIPGHYTQLVYANRSPSLVKSIFGNGAMIEGWAVYAERMMLENGYGRNSDEMWLLWDKWNMRSTLNAVIDHAIQVDNMSEAEVVGLLRREGFQEEAEARGKWLRATLSQVQLSSYFTGYTEIYALREELKQKQGKDFDLKAFNENFLSYGSAPVKYIRELLLRK; this is encoded by the coding sequence ATGAAATTCCGCTACCTCTCTCTGCTGGCCCTCGCGCTAGCCGGTTGTTCCCAAGCCGAAAAGTCCGGCACCGCTACCGCTGGCGCCGACACCCGCTTCGATGCCTTCAAAAACCAGTTCATTGAAGCCCTGTGGCGGCAAAACCCCGACTACGCCAGCAGCCAGGGCTACCACAAATACGACTCGCTGCTGGTGATTCCCAACGCCGCCCAGCGACAAAGCGACGACGCGTTTGCCCAAAAGTACCTGGCTGCGCTGGGCAAGTTCTCGGCCGACAGCCTCTCGCCCAACAACCAGATTGACCTGCGCCTGCTCCGAAACGAGTTGCGCGCCGAGCGCTGGTACGCCGACACGCTCAAGTCCTGGCAGTGGAACCCCGCCAGCTACAACCTCGGTGCAGCCGTGGGCGAGCTGCTCAACGGCCGCCACTACCGCCTGGACCGCCGCCTGCGCAACATCTCCGACAAAATCAGCCACGCGGCGGAGTTTTACGCCGCTGCCAAGGCCAACATCAGCAACCCCACGAAGGAGCACACTGCCCTGGCCCTCAAGCAAAACGCCGGCGGCCTCGCGGTGCTTGGTCCGGCCCTGGCCGATTCGGTGAAGAAGTCGGGCCTGAGCGCCGCCGAGAAAAAGGCGATGATGGACCGCGTGGCGGCCGCCCGCACAGCCGTGCAGGGCTACATGAGCTTCCTGGAAAAGGATGTGCTGAGCAAGGGTCAGTTCCGCTCGTTCCGCATCGGCAAGGAGCTGTTTGAGCAGAAATTTGCCTACGATATTCAGTCGCGCTTTTCGGCGGCCGAGCTGTACCAGGAAGCCCAAAAACACAAGGCCGAACTGCTGCACGACATGGGCCGCCGCGCCGCGCGCCTCTATCCCAAATATTTCCCCGGCCAGAAAGCCCCGGCCGACACGCTGGGCCTGATTACGGCCGTCATCAACCAGCTCACGCTCAAGCACGCCCCGCGCGACGGCTTCGTGGACGCTGTGAAGCGCCAGATTCCGACGCTGGTGGCGTTCGTGAACGAGAAAAAGCTGCTCACCCAGGACCCCAGCAAGCCGCTGGTGGTGCGCGAAACGCCGCTTTACATGCGCGGCAGCGGCGCGGGCGCCAGCGTGTCGGCCCCTGGGCCCTACGACAAGGGCGCCAACACCTACTACAACGTGGAGCCCATTCCGGCCGACTGGACGCCCGCCCAGGCCGAAAGCTACCTGCGCGAGTACAACGACTACACCCTGCAGATTCTCAACATCCACGAAGCCATTCCGGGCCACTACACGCAGCTGGTGTACGCCAACCGCTCGCCCTCGCTGGTGAAAAGCATTTTCGGCAACGGCGCCATGATTGAGGGCTGGGCCGTGTACGCCGAGCGCATGATGCTGGAAAACGGCTACGGCCGCAACTCCGACGAAATGTGGCTGCTGTGGGACAAGTGGAACATGCGCTCCACGCTGAACGCTGTCATCGACCACGCCATTCAGGTCGACAACATGAGCGAGGCCGAGGTGGTGGGCCTGCTGCGCCGCGAGGGTTTCCAGGAAGAAGCCGAGGCCCGTGGCAAGTGGCTGCGCGCCACCCTGAGCCAGGTGCAGCTCAGCAGCTACTTCACGGGCTACACCGAGATTTACGCCCTGCGCGAAGAGCTCAAGCAGAAACAAGGCAAGGACTTCGACTTGAAAGCCTTCAACGAAAACTTCCTGAGCTACGGCAGCGCGCCGGTGAAGTACATCCGCGAACTGCTGCTGCGGAAGTAG
- the aspA gene encoding aspartate ammonia-lyase, protein MNSRIEHDFLGERSLPDTAYYGIQTLRALENFAITGIPIKAEPLFVQALAYVKKGAALANKELGVLPANIADAIAAACDRVAQGEFDNQFLTDMIQGGAGTSVNMNANEVIANVALEMMGHQKGEYQYCHPNNHVNCSQSTNDAYPTAFRIALNNKLVGYRETLVALADAFAQKAEEFRDILKMGRTQLQDAVPMSMGDEFRAFATNLREELLRIDDSRRLIDEINMGATAIGSRVNAPTGYPELVTEHLRRITGLNLSLAGDLFEATYDTGAYVQLSGVLKRTAVKLSKICNDLRLLSSGPRTGINEINLPPLQPGSSIMPGKVNPVVPEVVNQTAFYVIGADLTVTMAAEAGQLQLNVMEPVISFALFTSISYMTNACRTLRDKCVIGITANKQHAENLVRNSIGIVTQLNPVIGYEASAEIAKEALKTGKSVHDIAVTERGLLTQEKWDEIFTFENLIRPVFKQ, encoded by the coding sequence ATGAACTCCCGCATCGAACACGACTTTCTGGGCGAACGCAGCCTGCCCGACACCGCCTACTACGGCATCCAGACGCTGCGCGCCCTTGAAAACTTCGCCATCACCGGCATCCCCATCAAGGCCGAGCCGTTGTTTGTGCAGGCCTTGGCCTACGTGAAAAAAGGCGCCGCCCTGGCCAACAAAGAGCTGGGCGTGCTGCCCGCCAACATCGCCGACGCCATTGCCGCCGCCTGCGACCGGGTGGCCCAGGGCGAGTTCGACAACCAGTTCCTGACCGACATGATTCAGGGCGGCGCGGGCACTTCGGTGAACATGAATGCCAACGAAGTCATCGCCAACGTGGCCCTCGAAATGATGGGCCACCAGAAGGGCGAGTACCAGTACTGCCACCCCAACAACCACGTCAACTGCTCGCAAAGCACCAACGACGCCTACCCCACCGCCTTCCGCATCGCCCTCAACAACAAGCTGGTGGGCTACCGCGAAACCTTAGTGGCCCTGGCCGACGCCTTTGCCCAGAAGGCCGAGGAGTTCCGCGACATTCTGAAAATGGGCCGCACCCAGCTGCAGGACGCCGTGCCGATGAGCATGGGCGACGAATTCCGCGCTTTCGCCACCAACCTGCGCGAGGAGCTGCTACGCATCGACGACTCGCGCCGGCTGATTGACGAAATCAACATGGGCGCCACCGCCATCGGCTCGCGCGTGAACGCCCCCACCGGCTACCCCGAGCTCGTGACCGAGCACCTGCGCCGCATCACGGGCCTGAACCTGAGCCTGGCCGGCGACTTGTTTGAGGCCACCTACGACACCGGTGCTTACGTGCAGCTCTCGGGCGTGCTGAAGCGCACGGCAGTGAAGCTCAGCAAAATCTGCAACGACCTGCGCCTGCTGTCCTCGGGCCCGCGCACGGGCATCAACGAAATCAACCTGCCGCCCTTGCAGCCCGGCTCCAGCATCATGCCCGGCAAGGTGAACCCCGTGGTGCCCGAGGTGGTAAACCAAACGGCCTTCTACGTCATCGGGGCCGACCTCACGGTGACCATGGCCGCCGAAGCCGGCCAGCTGCAGCTCAACGTGATGGAGCCGGTTATCAGCTTCGCGCTGTTCACTTCCATTTCCTACATGACCAACGCCTGCCGCACCCTGCGCGACAAGTGCGTCATCGGCATCACGGCCAACAAGCAGCACGCCGAAAACCTGGTGCGCAACAGCATCGGCATCGTCACGCAGCTTAACCCGGTCATCGGCTACGAGGCCTCCGCCGAAATCGCCAAAGAGGCGCTGAAAACCGGCAAGTCGGTGCACGACATTGCCGTGACGGAGCGCGGGCTGCTGACGCAGGAAAAGTGGGACGAGATTTTCACGTTTGAAAACCTGATTCGGCCGGTATTCAAGCAGTAG
- a CDS encoding alpha/beta hydrolase encodes MRPFLFLACLLLAASSARAARVDTLNIPSAAMHKTYRANVVLPASYAKNKKANYPVLYLLHGAYGHFDNWLTKTPDKQLLHRLADQYNLIIVNPEGETFSFYLDSPVKADSQFETYLTKEVIPAIDQAYRTVRDRKGRLITGLSMGGFGAMYLSARHPDLYGAAGSMSGALELSSANRKLTPDELAWRTKNLLPIMGSEEQNPAFFKANSVVNMVDQMQQNGLPLIFDCGVDDGLIDINREMHRRLVYNHTPHDYTERPGAHTWEYWQTALPYQVQFFGQVLKANGVAVPL; translated from the coding sequence ATGCGCCCCTTCCTCTTTCTCGCCTGCCTCCTGCTTGCCGCTTCCTCCGCCCGCGCCGCGCGGGTCGACACCCTCAACATTCCCAGCGCGGCCATGCATAAAACCTACCGTGCCAACGTGGTGCTGCCGGCCTCCTACGCCAAGAATAAGAAGGCCAACTACCCCGTGCTCTACCTGCTGCACGGCGCCTATGGCCACTTCGACAACTGGCTGACCAAGACGCCCGATAAACAACTTCTGCACCGCTTGGCCGACCAGTACAACCTGATTATTGTGAACCCTGAGGGCGAAACCTTTAGCTTCTACCTCGACAGCCCGGTGAAGGCCGACAGCCAGTTCGAAACCTACCTCACCAAGGAAGTCATTCCGGCCATCGACCAGGCCTACCGCACCGTGCGCGACCGCAAGGGCCGCCTCATCACGGGCCTCTCCATGGGCGGTTTCGGGGCGATGTACCTCTCGGCCCGCCACCCCGACCTGTACGGCGCTGCCGGCAGCATGAGCGGCGCGCTGGAGCTGAGCAGCGCCAACCGCAAGCTCACGCCCGACGAGCTGGCCTGGCGCACCAAAAACCTGCTGCCCATCATGGGCTCGGAGGAACAAAACCCTGCGTTTTTCAAAGCCAATTCGGTGGTGAACATGGTTGACCAGATGCAGCAAAACGGCCTGCCCCTCATCTTCGACTGCGGCGTCGACGATGGCCTCATCGACATCAACCGCGAGATGCACCGCCGGCTGGTGTACAACCACACCCCGCACGACTACACCGAGCGCCCCGGCGCCCACACCTGGGAATACTGGCAAACGGCGTTGCCCTACCAGGTGCAGTTTTTCGGGCAGGTGCTGAAGGCCAACGGCGTGGCCGTGCCGTTGTAA
- a CDS encoding lipoprotein, with translation MSTSLLPRLLLLALLAGCGQKSDGTSYGVNPAKHPDGHLLAPKDSGRVDHETHRGMPKATEATVISNGSTQGHVGHPGQ, from the coding sequence ATGTCCACTTCCCTTCTCCCGCGCTTGCTGTTGCTGGCGTTGCTGGCCGGCTGCGGCCAAAAGTCCGACGGCACGTCCTACGGCGTGAACCCCGCCAAGCACCCCGACGGCCATTTGCTGGCCCCCAAAGACAGCGGGCGCGTCGACCACGAAACCCACCGGGGCATGCCCAAAGCCACCGAGGCCACCGTCATTAGCAACGGCAGCACGCAGGGGCACGTGGGCCACCCGGGGCAGTAG
- a CDS encoding aldo/keto reductase yields MKYHLLGRTGLKVSELCLGTMTFGAVGGRFAAINGVDQAGADALVKRAVEAGINFLDTANIYTEGQSEEITGQAIHNLGLRRDSLILATKVRGKMGDGPNDAGLTRQHIMAQVEGSLKRLKTDYIDLYQTHSYDPLTPFEETLRALDDLVRQGKVRYIGASNVAAWQLMKALGISERQHLERYQSLQAYYTIAGRDLERELVPLLQDQQLGLMVWSPLAGGFLSGKYTRENPTGEGRRSNFDFPPVNKELAFDIIDKLRPMAEAKNTTVAALALAWLLHQPVVSTVIIGAKKMDQLEDNLKAVDVQLTPDELKQLEEVSRLAPEYPGWMLTMTGADRQL; encoded by the coding sequence ATGAAATACCACCTGCTGGGCCGTACGGGCCTGAAAGTTTCCGAGCTTTGCCTCGGTACCATGACGTTTGGCGCCGTCGGCGGTCGCTTTGCTGCCATTAATGGCGTCGACCAGGCCGGGGCCGATGCTCTGGTGAAACGCGCCGTGGAAGCCGGCATCAACTTCCTTGACACGGCCAACATCTATACTGAAGGCCAGTCGGAGGAAATCACCGGCCAGGCCATTCACAACCTCGGGCTGCGGCGCGACTCGCTCATCCTGGCCACCAAGGTGCGCGGCAAGATGGGCGACGGCCCCAACGACGCCGGCCTCACCCGCCAGCACATCATGGCCCAGGTAGAAGGCTCGCTCAAGCGCCTCAAAACCGACTACATCGACCTCTACCAAACCCACTCCTACGACCCGCTCACGCCCTTCGAGGAAACCCTGCGCGCCCTCGACGACCTCGTGCGCCAGGGCAAGGTGCGCTACATCGGGGCCAGCAACGTGGCCGCTTGGCAGCTGATGAAGGCCCTCGGCATCTCGGAGCGCCAGCACCTGGAGCGCTACCAGAGTCTGCAGGCCTACTACACCATCGCGGGCCGCGACCTAGAACGCGAGCTCGTGCCCCTGCTGCAAGACCAGCAGCTCGGCCTGATGGTGTGGAGCCCCCTGGCCGGCGGCTTCCTCTCGGGCAAATACACCCGCGAAAACCCCACCGGCGAAGGCCGCCGCAGCAACTTCGACTTCCCGCCCGTGAACAAGGAGCTGGCTTTCGACATCATCGACAAATTGCGCCCCATGGCCGAAGCCAAAAACACCACCGTGGCCGCCCTGGCGCTGGCCTGGCTGCTGCACCAGCCGGTGGTGAGCACCGTCATCATCGGCGCTAAAAAGATGGACCAGCTCGAAGACAACCTCAAAGCCGTGGACGTGCAGCTTACCCCCGACGAGCTCAAGCAGCTGGAAGAAGTGAGCAGGCTCGCCCCCGAATACCCCGGCTGGATGCTGACCATGACCGGCGCCGACCGGCAGTTATAA